In one Pseudomonas fitomaticsae genomic region, the following are encoded:
- the mapR gene encoding GntR family transcriptional regulator MpaR (MapR regulates genes involved in Pseudomonas quinolone signal (PQS) production and anthranilate metabolism), whose translation MKRYEKFADDIAELIRSGVLGPGQRVPSVRYASQTYGVSPSTVFQAYYLLERRGLIRARPRSGYFVNTYAPSPFSEPVISSQVNESTKVDVSELVFSVLESIKDPSTVPFGSAFPSPTLFPLQRLSRSLASAAREMDPRMVVTDMSPGNPQLRRQIALRYMVGGLMLPMEELLITNGALEALNLCLQAVTEPGDLVAIEAPAFYASLQVLERLKLKAVEIPVHPRDGIDLGVLAQTLERHPIKACWCMTSFQNPMGATMPEAKKQELVQLLKQHQVPLIEDDVYAELYYGQQAPKPAKAFDTEGLVMHCGSFAKSLAPGYRIGWVAAGRYAQKIERLKLMTSLCASMPAQAAIADYLQHGGYDRHLRKLRYALEEQQSAMLAAIARYFPAQTRVSQPAGGYFLWLELPPQMDSLKLFQMALAQGISIAPGPIFSPTQRFRNCIRLNYGSPWTEDAEKAMETLGRIVRSF comes from the coding sequence ATGAAACGCTACGAAAAATTCGCCGACGACATCGCTGAACTGATCCGCTCCGGCGTCCTCGGCCCCGGTCAGCGGGTGCCGTCGGTGCGCTACGCAAGCCAGACTTACGGCGTCAGCCCGTCCACGGTATTCCAGGCGTATTACCTGCTGGAACGTCGCGGCCTGATCCGCGCCCGGCCGCGCTCCGGCTACTTCGTCAACACCTACGCGCCGAGCCCGTTCTCGGAGCCGGTGATCAGCAGTCAGGTCAACGAGTCCACCAAGGTCGACGTCAGCGAACTGGTGTTCTCGGTACTCGAGTCGATCAAAGACCCGAGCACCGTACCGTTCGGCTCGGCGTTCCCCAGCCCGACGCTGTTCCCGCTGCAGCGCCTGTCCCGTTCACTGGCCAGCGCCGCGCGGGAAATGGACCCGCGCATGGTGGTCACCGACATGTCGCCGGGCAATCCGCAACTGCGTCGGCAGATCGCGCTGCGCTACATGGTCGGCGGGCTGATGCTGCCGATGGAAGAGCTGCTGATCACCAACGGCGCCCTCGAAGCGCTGAACCTGTGCCTGCAAGCGGTGACCGAACCTGGCGATCTGGTGGCCATCGAAGCCCCGGCGTTCTACGCCAGCCTGCAAGTGCTCGAACGCCTGAAGCTCAAAGCCGTGGAAATCCCCGTGCACCCGCGCGACGGCATCGACCTCGGCGTGCTCGCCCAGACGCTTGAGCGGCACCCGATCAAGGCCTGCTGGTGCATGACCAGTTTCCAGAACCCGATGGGCGCGACCATGCCCGAGGCCAAGAAACAGGAACTGGTGCAATTGCTGAAACAGCATCAGGTGCCGCTGATCGAAGACGACGTCTACGCCGAACTCTATTACGGTCAGCAGGCGCCAAAACCGGCCAAGGCCTTCGACACCGAAGGTCTGGTGATGCATTGCGGCTCGTTCGCCAAAAGCCTGGCCCCCGGCTACCGCATCGGCTGGGTCGCCGCCGGGCGCTACGCGCAAAAGATCGAACGACTGAAGCTGATGACCTCGCTGTGCGCCTCGATGCCCGCGCAAGCGGCTATCGCCGACTACCTGCAACACGGCGGCTACGACCGCCACCTGCGCAAACTGCGCTACGCCCTGGAAGAACAGCAAAGCGCGATGCTCGCCGCCATCGCCCGTTACTTCCCGGCGCAGACGCGCGTGAGCCAACCGGCCGGCGGCTACTTCCTGTGGCTGGAACTGCCACCGCAGATGGATTCGTTGAAGTTGTTTCAGATGGCGCTGGCGCAGGGCATCAGCATCGCGCCGGGGCCGATTTTTTCGCCGACCCAGCGCTTTCGCAATTGCATCCGTTTGAACTACGGCAGCCCGTGGACCGAGGATGCGGAAAAGGCGATGGAGACGTTGGGGCGGATTGTGCGGTCGTTCTGA
- a CDS encoding alpha-1,4-glucan--maltose-1-phosphate maltosyltransferase codes for MTAEKPSELSYNPHMPLSQALLLPRIVIENTAPTLDGGQFAVKAIAGREIVVTSKVFADGHDKLAVRIRWREEGDESWQTEVMSDQGNNGWRGVFQPQRMGRYLFLIEAWIDQFASFQYELEKKHTAAVPVSLELQEGRTLVQQAAERSEGQLSEQLAGLHHELSGLLETEQVALFLHSRSAQLMAEADHRAYLSLSPEFPVDVERELAEFASWYELFPRSITDDPARHGTFNDVHSRLPMIQDMGFDVLYFTPIHPIGRSHRKGRNNSLTAGPDDPGSPYAIGSEEGGHEAIHSQLGTREDFRRLVAAAADHGLEIALDFAIQCSQDHPWLKQHPGWFNWRPDGTIKYAENPPKKYQDIVNVDFYAPEAIPSLWVELRDIVVGWVQEGVKIFRVDNPHTKPLPFWQWLIADVRTLYPEVIFLAEAFTTPAMMARLGKVGYTQSYTYFTWRNTKAELATYFSELNESPWRECYRPNFFVNTPDINPAFLHESGRPGFLIRAALATMGSGLWGMYSGFELCESAPVPGKEEYLDSEKYEIRVRDFNQPGNIIAEIAQLNRIRRQNPALHSHLGLKIYNAWNDNILYFGKRSADGSNFVLVAVSLDPHNVQEANFELPLWEMGLPDDATTHGEDLMNGHRWDWHGKYQFMRIDPAYQPFGIWRISAA; via the coding sequence ATGACTGCTGAAAAACCCTCCGAACTGAGCTACAACCCGCACATGCCACTGTCGCAGGCCTTGCTGCTGCCGCGCATCGTCATTGAAAACACCGCGCCGACCCTCGACGGCGGACAGTTTGCGGTCAAGGCAATTGCCGGCCGCGAGATCGTGGTCACCAGCAAGGTGTTCGCCGACGGTCACGACAAACTGGCGGTGCGCATTCGCTGGCGCGAAGAGGGCGATGAGTCCTGGCAGACCGAAGTCATGAGCGATCAGGGCAACAACGGCTGGCGCGGTGTGTTTCAGCCGCAGCGCATGGGCCGTTATCTGTTCCTGATCGAAGCGTGGATCGACCAGTTCGCCAGTTTTCAGTACGAACTGGAGAAGAAACACACCGCCGCCGTACCGGTCAGCCTCGAGCTGCAAGAGGGGCGCACCCTGGTGCAACAGGCCGCCGAGCGCAGCGAAGGTCAGCTCAGCGAACAGCTGGCCGGCTTGCATCACGAATTGTCCGGCCTGCTCGAAACCGAGCAGGTCGCATTGTTTCTGCACTCGCGCAGTGCGCAACTGATGGCCGAGGCCGATCATCGCGCCTACCTGAGCCTCAGCCCGGAATTCCCGGTGGACGTTGAACGCGAACTGGCGGAATTCGCCAGTTGGTATGAACTGTTTCCCCGCTCGATCACCGACGATCCCGCCCGCCACGGCACCTTCAATGACGTGCACTCGCGTCTGCCGATGATTCAGGACATGGGTTTTGACGTGTTGTACTTCACGCCGATCCACCCGATTGGCCGCAGCCATCGCAAGGGCCGCAACAATTCCCTGACCGCTGGCCCGGATGATCCCGGCAGCCCGTATGCGATCGGCAGCGAGGAGGGCGGCCACGAAGCGATTCACTCGCAGCTCGGCACCCGCGAGGACTTCCGTCGGCTGGTGGCTGCCGCTGCTGACCACGGTCTGGAAATCGCCCTCGACTTCGCCATCCAGTGTTCCCAGGATCACCCGTGGCTCAAGCAGCATCCGGGCTGGTTCAACTGGCGGCCGGACGGCACGATCAAATACGCGGAGAACCCACCGAAGAAATACCAGGACATCGTCAACGTCGACTTCTATGCGCCGGAAGCGATTCCGAGCCTGTGGGTCGAGCTGCGTGACATCGTGGTCGGCTGGGTGCAGGAGGGCGTGAAAATCTTTCGCGTCGACAACCCGCACACCAAGCCGCTGCCGTTCTGGCAATGGCTGATCGCCGATGTGCGCACGCTGTACCCGGAAGTGATCTTTCTCGCCGAGGCCTTCACTACGCCTGCGATGATGGCGCGGCTGGGCAAGGTCGGTTACACCCAGAGCTACACCTATTTCACCTGGCGCAACACCAAGGCCGAACTGGCGACCTACTTCAGCGAACTCAATGAATCGCCTTGGCGTGAGTGCTATCGGCCGAATTTCTTCGTCAACACCCCGGACATCAACCCGGCGTTCCTGCATGAGTCGGGACGTCCCGGATTTCTCATCCGCGCGGCGCTGGCGACCATGGGCTCGGGCCTGTGGGGCATGTATTCGGGGTTTGAACTGTGTGAATCGGCGCCGGTGCCGGGCAAGGAGGAATACCTCGATTCCGAGAAGTACGAGATCCGCGTCCGCGACTTCAACCAGCCCGGCAACATCATTGCCGAGATCGCCCAGCTCAACCGCATCCGCCGCCAGAACCCGGCGCTGCACAGCCATCTCGGCCTGAAGATCTACAACGCCTGGAACGACAACATTCTGTATTTCGGCAAGCGCAGCGCGGACGGCAGCAACTTCGTTCTGGTGGCCGTGAGCCTTGATCCGCATAACGTTCAGGAAGCGAATTTCGAGCTGCCGCTGTGGGAAATGGGCCTGCCGGACGATGCCACCACCCACGGCGAAGACCTGATGAACGGCCATCGCTGGGACTGGCACGGCAAGTACCAGTTCATGCGGATCGACCCGGCTTACCAGCCGTTCGGAATCTGGCGGATCAGCGCCGCTTGA
- the treS gene encoding maltose alpha-D-glucosyltransferase, with amino-acid sequence MAKKPKSATFIKDPLWYKDAVIYQVHVKSFFDSNNDGIGDFPGLIAKLDYIAELGVNTIWLLPFYPSPRRDDGYDIAEYRGVHSDYGTMADAKRFIAEAHKRGLRVITELVINHTSDQHPWFQRARKAKPGSAARDFYVWSDDDQKYDGTRIIFLDTEKSNWTWDPVAGQYFWHRFYSHQPDLNFDNPQVMKAVLSVMRYWLDMGIDGLRLDAIPYLIERDGTNNENLPETHDVLKQIRAEIDANYPDRMLLAEANQWPEDTQLYFGDTDAEGVNGDECHMAFHFPLMPRMYMALAQEDRFPITDILRQTPEIPANCQWAIFLRNHDELTLEMVTDKERDYLWNYYAADRRARINLGIRRRLAPLMERDRRRIELLNSLLLSMPGTPTLYYGDEIGMGDNIYLGDRDGVRTPMQWSIDRNGGFSRADPASLVLPPIMDPQYGFQSVNVETQAGDPHSLLNWTRRLLTVRKQSKAFGRGTLKMLSPANRRVLAYTREYTGPDGKHEIILCVANVSRSAQAVELDLSAYVGMVPVEMLGGNAFPPIGQLSFLLTLPPYGFYWFGLAAENQMPSWHVEPAQSLPDFTTLVLKKRMEELLEAPSRATLEQAILPNWLQNRRWFAGKDAAIDQVKLAYGVRFGDAQHPVLLSEIEVQSGGQTSRYQLPFGFIAEDQVGPALPQQLALARVRRVRQVGLITDAFSLEAFIRAVLQGMQGGTVLESSEGEIRFEATSQLEKLGLGAESEVRYLSAEQSNSSVVIGNSLVLKLIRKVASGVHPELEMSAYLTAAGFANISPLLGSVIRRDGKGEDNLLMIAQGYLSNQGDAWEWTQNNLERALRDELADAVSEQAQHYNALGELKDFAGMLGQRLGEMHQVLAAPSDNKDFAPQVSSAKDAQETGKDVAAQVEHALKLLKQHQGELDGADQKLVASLLDHKKTILAHVQELAKQSAGGLRIRVHGDLHLGQVLVIKGDAYLIDFEGEPARPLAERRGKHSPYKDVSGVLRSFDYAAAMALNVHNVDNSPEAEAARRRVTERYLREAREAFLQAYRQAAASLDHAWQDPEGADAALALFGLEKAAYEVAYEAENRPTWLPVPLHGLYGLLTGLKPFSDLGGE; translated from the coding sequence ATGGCGAAGAAACCCAAGTCAGCCACCTTCATCAAGGATCCGCTCTGGTACAAGGACGCGGTTATCTATCAAGTTCACGTCAAATCCTTTTTCGACTCCAACAACGACGGGATCGGCGACTTTCCCGGGCTGATCGCCAAACTCGATTACATCGCCGAACTCGGCGTCAACACCATCTGGCTGTTGCCGTTCTACCCCTCGCCACGCCGCGACGACGGTTACGACATCGCCGAATACCGTGGCGTACACAGCGATTACGGGACGATGGCCGATGCCAAGCGGTTCATTGCCGAGGCGCACAAGCGTGGGCTGCGGGTGATTACCGAGCTGGTCATCAACCACACCTCCGATCAGCACCCGTGGTTCCAGCGTGCGCGCAAGGCCAAGCCCGGTTCGGCGGCGCGGGACTTCTATGTGTGGTCGGATGACGACCAGAAATACGACGGCACCCGGATCATTTTCCTCGACACCGAGAAGTCCAACTGGACCTGGGACCCGGTGGCCGGCCAGTACTTCTGGCACCGCTTCTATTCGCACCAGCCGGACCTCAATTTTGACAACCCCCAAGTCATGAAAGCCGTGCTGTCGGTGATGCGTTACTGGCTGGACATGGGCATCGATGGCCTGCGCCTGGACGCGATTCCGTACCTGATCGAGCGCGACGGCACCAACAACGAAAACCTTCCGGAAACCCACGACGTCCTCAAACAGATCCGCGCCGAGATCGACGCTAATTACCCGGATCGCATGCTGCTGGCCGAAGCCAACCAATGGCCGGAAGACACCCAGCTGTACTTCGGCGACACCGACGCCGAGGGCGTGAATGGCGACGAGTGCCATATGGCATTCCACTTCCCGCTGATGCCGCGCATGTACATGGCGCTGGCCCAGGAAGATCGCTTTCCGATCACCGATATCCTGCGCCAGACCCCGGAGATCCCGGCCAATTGCCAATGGGCGATCTTCCTGCGCAACCACGATGAATTGACGCTGGAGATGGTCACCGACAAGGAACGCGACTACCTGTGGAACTACTACGCCGCCGACCGCCGCGCGCGGATCAACCTCGGGATTCGCCGGCGTCTGGCACCGTTGATGGAACGCGACCGCCGCCGCATCGAACTGCTCAACAGCCTGCTGCTTTCGATGCCCGGCACACCGACCCTGTATTACGGCGATGAGATAGGCATGGGCGACAACATCTATCTGGGTGACCGCGACGGCGTGCGCACCCCGATGCAGTGGTCGATCGACCGCAACGGCGGCTTCTCTCGCGCCGATCCGGCCAGTCTGGTGCTGCCGCCGATCATGGACCCGCAATACGGCTTTCAGTCGGTCAACGTCGAAACCCAGGCCGGCGACCCGCATTCGCTGCTGAACTGGACCCGGCGTCTGCTGACCGTGCGCAAGCAGTCCAAGGCGTTCGGTCGCGGCACCTTGAAGATGTTGTCGCCGGCCAACCGCCGCGTCCTGGCTTACACCCGCGAATACACCGGGCCGGACGGCAAGCACGAAATCATCCTGTGCGTGGCCAACGTGTCGCGCAGTGCCCAGGCTGTGGAACTGGATTTGTCGGCCTACGTCGGCATGGTGCCGGTGGAGATGCTCGGCGGTAACGCGTTCCCGCCCATCGGCCAGCTGAGTTTCCTGCTGACTCTGCCGCCCTACGGTTTCTACTGGTTCGGCCTGGCGGCGGAAAACCAGATGCCGAGCTGGCACGTCGAGCCGGCGCAGAGCCTGCCGGACTTCACCACGCTGGTGCTGAAAAAACGCATGGAAGAACTGCTCGAAGCGCCGTCCCGGGCCACCCTCGAACAGGCGATCCTGCCGAACTGGCTGCAAAATCGCCGCTGGTTCGCCGGCAAGGACGCTGCCATCGACCAGGTCAAACTGGCCTACGGCGTGCGCTTCGGCGATGCCCAGCATCCGGTATTGCTCAGCGAAATCGAAGTGCAGAGCGGCGGGCAGACCAGCCGTTATCAATTGCCGTTCGGCTTCATTGCCGAAGATCAGGTCGGGCCGGCATTGCCGCAGCAACTGGCTTTGGCGCGAGTGCGTCGGGTGCGTCAGGTCGGGTTGATTACCGATGCGTTCAGTCTTGAAGCGTTTATTCGTGCGGTGTTGCAAGGCATGCAGGGCGGGACGGTGCTGGAATCCAGTGAGGGCGAGATCCGTTTCGAAGCCACATCGCAACTGGAAAAACTCGGCCTCGGTGCGGAGTCCGAAGTGCGTTATCTGTCCGCCGAGCAATCCAACAGTTCGGTGGTGATCGGCAACAGTCTGGTGCTCAAGCTGATCCGCAAAGTCGCTTCCGGCGTACACCCGGAACTGGAGATGAGCGCGTACCTGACCGCTGCCGGATTCGCCAATATTTCACCGCTGCTCGGTTCGGTGATTCGCCGCGACGGGAAGGGCGAGGACAACCTGCTGATGATTGCGCAGGGCTATCTGAGCAATCAGGGCGACGCCTGGGAGTGGACGCAGAACAACCTGGAACGGGCGTTGCGCGATGAACTGGCCGACGCCGTGTCCGAACAGGCGCAACACTACAACGCTCTGGGTGAGCTGAAGGATTTTGCCGGCATGCTCGGCCAGCGTCTGGGGGAAATGCATCAGGTGCTGGCAGCGCCCAGCGACAACAAGGACTTCGCACCGCAGGTCAGTTCGGCCAAGGATGCGCAGGAGACCGGCAAGGATGTCGCGGCGCAGGTCGAGCATGCGCTTAAGCTGCTCAAGCAGCATCAGGGCGAACTCGACGGGGCGGATCAGAAGCTTGTTGCAAGCTTGCTCGACCACAAGAAAACCATCCTGGCCCACGTGCAGGAACTGGCGAAGCAATCCGCCGGCGGCTTGCGCATTCGTGTGCACGGCGATCTGCATTTGGGGCAAGTGCTGGTGATCAAGGGCGATGCCTATCTGATCGACTTCGAGGGCGAACCGGCGCGGCCACTGGCCGAACGCCGAGGCAAGCACAGTCCGTACAAGGACGTCAGCGGGGTGCTGCGCTCCTTCGACTATGCCGCGGCCATGGCCCTGAATGTGCACAACGTCGACAACAGCCCCGAGGCCGAAGCCGCGCGTCGGCGGGTCACGGAGCGTTACCTGCGTGAAGCCCGGGAAGCATTTCTCCAGGCATATCGCCAAGCGGCAGCTAGTCTTGATCATGCCTGGCAAGATCCTGAAGGTGCCGACGCCGCACTGGCGTTGTTCGGTCTGGAGAAAGCGGCCTACGAAGTGGCCTATGAAGCCGAAAATCGCCCCACCTGGCTGCCCGTGCCGCTGCACGGTCTGTACGGGTTATTGACGGGGCTCAAACCCTTTTCCGATCTTGGTGGAGAGTAG
- the ccoG gene encoding cytochrome c oxidase accessory protein CcoG: protein MSERIPVRTVEASPQIKKVPARPMKAKHATSDNQIFTRSFTGLFRTLRISGAGFLFLLFFGTVWLNWGGRQAVLWDLSESKFHIFGATFWPQDFILLSALLIIAAFGLFAITVFAGRVWCGYTCPQSSWTWIFMWCEKITEGERNQRIKLQAAPWSLNKLARRAAKHTLWLAISVLTGLTFVGYFTPIRPLAEELLTLQIGGVSLFWVLFFTAATYINAGWLREAVCMHMCPYARFQSVMFDKDTLAISYDAARGENRGPRKREVKPAEAGLGDCIDCQLCVQVCPTGIDIRDGLQMECIGCAACIDACDSIMDKMNYPRGLIRYTSERELQGGKTHLLRPRLIGYVAVLMVMIGALALALVERPMVSLDVTKDRGLFRENGQGQIENIYTLKVINKTQQRQDYNLSLVDGDGFQLQGKTELSLAAGEIVDVPVSVAMTTERAASSSQTLSFKIADSDEPEVYSVAKSRFVAPMNR, encoded by the coding sequence ATGAGCGAACGAATCCCCGTCCGAACCGTAGAAGCATCTCCCCAGATAAAAAAAGTACCGGCGCGCCCAATGAAGGCGAAACACGCCACCAGCGACAACCAGATCTTCACCCGCAGCTTCACCGGCCTGTTTCGTACCTTGCGCATAAGCGGCGCGGGATTTCTGTTCCTTTTGTTTTTCGGCACGGTGTGGCTGAACTGGGGCGGTCGTCAGGCAGTGCTCTGGGACCTTTCCGAAAGCAAGTTCCACATCTTTGGCGCGACCTTCTGGCCACAGGATTTCATTCTGCTGTCGGCGCTGCTGATCATTGCCGCGTTCGGCCTGTTCGCCATTACCGTGTTCGCCGGCCGGGTCTGGTGTGGCTACACCTGCCCGCAGAGTTCGTGGACGTGGATCTTCATGTGGTGCGAGAAGATCACCGAAGGCGAACGCAACCAGCGGATCAAGCTGCAAGCGGCGCCCTGGAGCCTGAACAAACTGGCGCGGCGCGCGGCCAAGCACACGCTGTGGCTGGCGATCAGTGTGCTGACCGGCCTGACTTTCGTCGGCTACTTCACCCCGATCCGGCCATTGGCCGAAGAGTTGCTGACCTTGCAGATCGGCGGTGTCAGTCTGTTCTGGGTACTGTTCTTCACCGCCGCCACCTACATCAATGCCGGCTGGTTGCGTGAAGCGGTGTGCATGCACATGTGCCCGTATGCGCGGTTCCAGAGCGTGATGTTCGACAAGGACACCCTGGCGATTTCCTACGACGCCGCCCGTGGCGAAAACCGTGGCCCGCGCAAACGCGAAGTGAAACCGGCCGAAGCCGGCCTCGGCGATTGCATCGACTGCCAGCTGTGCGTGCAGGTCTGCCCGACCGGCATCGACATCCGCGACGGCCTGCAAATGGAATGCATCGGCTGCGCGGCGTGCATCGACGCCTGCGACTCGATCATGGACAAGATGAATTACCCCCGTGGCCTGATTCGCTATACCTCCGAGCGCGAGTTGCAGGGTGGCAAGACGCACCTCCTGCGCCCGAGATTGATCGGCTACGTCGCGGTGCTGATGGTGATGATCGGCGCCCTCGCCCTGGCGTTGGTGGAACGGCCAATGGTGTCGCTGGACGTAACCAAGGACCGAGGCCTGTTCCGCGAGAACGGTCAGGGCCAGATCGAAAACATTTACACCCTCAAGGTCATCAACAAGACCCAGCAGCGCCAGGACTACAACCTGAGCCTGGTGGATGGCGATGGCTTCCAGTTACAAGGCAAGACCGAACTGAGCCTGGCAGCAGGCGAGATCGTCGATGTGCCAGTGTCGGTGGCAATGACCACGGAACGTGCGGCCAGCAGCTCGCAGACCTTGAGCTTCAAGATTGCCGACAGTGATGAGCCTGAGGTTTATAGCGTGGCCAAGAGCCGGTTTGTTGCGCCGATGAATCGGTGA
- a CDS encoding MgtC/SapB family protein, with protein sequence MNAWWHEVWETLQAEFADIGDASQLTRITVRLLMAAILGGILGFEREHKGKAAGVRTHMLVALGAALFVLVPQLSGSQADAMSRVVQGVIAGIGFLGAGTILKNHEGDEGHVKGLTTAAGLWMTAAIGVAAGLGREATAVLSTLLALGVFSVMPHIVRIFEKDHDQPH encoded by the coding sequence ATGAACGCCTGGTGGCATGAAGTGTGGGAAACCCTGCAAGCGGAATTCGCCGACATCGGCGATGCATCGCAGCTGACGCGGATCACTGTGCGCCTGCTGATGGCGGCAATATTGGGCGGGATTCTCGGGTTCGAGCGCGAACACAAGGGCAAGGCCGCCGGGGTGCGAACGCACATGCTGGTGGCCCTCGGCGCGGCGTTGTTTGTGCTGGTGCCGCAGTTGTCGGGTTCCCAGGCCGATGCCATGAGCCGGGTGGTGCAGGGGGTGATTGCCGGGATCGGTTTTCTCGGCGCCGGCACCATCCTCAAGAATCACGAAGGCGACGAAGGCCACGTCAAGGGCCTGACCACCGCCGCCGGTTTATGGATGACCGCCGCCATCGGCGTCGCGGCCGGTCTGGGTCGTGAGGCGACGGCGGTGCTCAGTACATTGCTGGCGCTGGGGGTTTTCAGTGTGATGCCGCATATCGTAAGGATCTTCGAGAAAGATCACGACCAACCCCACTGA
- a CDS encoding DUF3203 family protein, translating to MTVRIENQTCFFATENGEDIRLCGDLTIITDSEKAMSAVEIEGRRIYITEAEADALTVAGATDGRKHLKAETSDSVI from the coding sequence ATGACCGTGCGCATCGAAAACCAGACCTGTTTCTTCGCCACCGAAAACGGCGAGGACATTCGCCTTTGCGGCGACCTGACTATCATCACCGACAGTGAAAAGGCCATGTCGGCGGTGGAGATCGAAGGCCGCCGGATCTACATCACCGAGGCCGAAGCCGATGCATTGACGGTGGCCGGCGCCACTGACGGGCGCAAACACCTGAAGGCCGAAACCAGTGATTCGGTGATTTGA